A section of the Microbulbifer pacificus genome encodes:
- a CDS encoding HAD family hydrolase, whose protein sequence is MTHYEWLLFDLDGTLSDPAEGFINCMNHALEFHDFAPRPADELTPHIGPPLEQTMAQLSGSSDEVLIRSMVNKYRERYGETGYVENTLYPGVAEMLENLCSNDSVRLGVCTSKRADFAGRILEQFNLRHYFEFVSGGDVGIAKWQQLEKLLAEECISTQALMIGDRHFDLTAAHKNHLHSAGVLWGYGSPQELQEHHPTYLFSSPAEICQQF, encoded by the coding sequence ATGACCCACTACGAATGGCTGCTATTTGACCTGGACGGCACACTGAGCGACCCAGCCGAGGGCTTCATCAATTGCATGAACCACGCGCTGGAATTTCACGATTTCGCCCCCCGCCCAGCCGACGAACTCACGCCACACATAGGTCCGCCGCTTGAGCAGACCATGGCGCAATTGTCCGGAAGCAGCGACGAGGTCCTCATCCGTTCCATGGTAAATAAATACCGCGAGCGCTACGGCGAGACCGGCTATGTGGAAAATACACTCTACCCCGGCGTCGCCGAGATGCTGGAGAACCTCTGTAGCAATGACAGTGTCCGCCTCGGGGTCTGTACCTCCAAGCGTGCAGACTTTGCCGGAAGGATTCTCGAGCAGTTCAACCTGCGCCACTACTTTGAATTCGTCAGCGGCGGCGATGTGGGCATTGCCAAGTGGCAGCAACTGGAAAAATTGCTCGCAGAAGAGTGTATTAGCACACAAGCGTTGATGATCGGCGACCGCCACTTTGACCTGACTGCCGCGCATAAAAACCATCTGCACTCTGCCGGTGTACTGTGGGGATACGGTTCACCCCAGGAACTGCAAGAACACCACCCCACCTACCTTTTCTCCAGTCCTGCGGAGATTTGCCAGCAGTTTTGA
- a CDS encoding VOC family protein — MFSHIMIGANDVEASKAFYDAILGAMGHKPGVMDAKGRCFYFTPSGVFAITKPLNNEPASHGNGSTIGFTADSPAAADAWHVAGLANGGTECEDPPGVRETPNGNLYLAYLRDPSGNKICALHRMG, encoded by the coding sequence ATGTTCAGTCATATCATGATCGGCGCAAATGACGTCGAAGCTTCCAAGGCCTTCTACGATGCCATTCTCGGTGCCATGGGCCATAAGCCCGGCGTAATGGATGCAAAAGGCCGCTGTTTCTACTTTACTCCCTCCGGTGTTTTTGCGATTACCAAGCCGCTGAACAATGAGCCTGCCTCCCACGGTAATGGCTCCACCATTGGCTTTACTGCGGACAGTCCCGCCGCAGCCGATGCCTGGCATGTCGCTGGACTGGCCAACGGCGGCACCGAGTGTGAAGATCCACCCGGCGTGCGCGAGACCCCTAACGGCAATCTGTATCTCGCCTACCTGCGCGATCCCTCCGGCAACAAAATCTGCGCACTGCACCGTATGGGCTAA
- the ybaK gene encoding Cys-tRNA(Pro) deacylase, with protein sequence MTPAINSATKAKISYQIHEYSHDPAAESYGLEAAEKLGLDPKQVFKTLVVSLDGKSLAVAILPVETQLNMKLIAKAAGAKKAAMADKNDVMRSSGYVLGGVSPLGQKKLLPTFLHHSAEAQPTIFVSAGRRGLEIELAPQDLLQLTRGKFAELVI encoded by the coding sequence ATGACTCCCGCGATCAACAGCGCCACCAAAGCGAAAATTTCCTATCAGATCCACGAATACAGTCACGATCCCGCTGCGGAATCCTACGGCCTTGAGGCCGCGGAAAAGCTCGGGCTGGACCCAAAGCAGGTATTCAAAACGCTTGTAGTGTCGCTGGATGGAAAATCTCTCGCCGTCGCCATCCTGCCGGTGGAAACACAGCTCAATATGAAACTGATCGCCAAGGCGGCTGGTGCAAAAAAAGCAGCAATGGCGGACAAGAACGATGTGATGCGCTCTTCCGGCTACGTACTCGGTGGCGTGAGCCCGCTGGGACAGAAAAAACTCCTGCCCACCTTCCTGCACCATTCCGCGGAAGCCCAGCCCACTATCTTCGTCAGCGCCGGCCGTCGCGGGCTGGAAATTGAACTGGCTCCCCAGGATCTGCTGCAACTGACGCGGGGAAAGTTTGCGGAACTGGTTATCTGA